The Thermonema lapsum sequence GTCTTTTGCCCGTATCCACGAGACCAATCTGAAAAAACAAGGGATGTTGGCGCTTACCTTTGCTAACCCGGCAGACTACGACAAAGTGCAAGAAGATGACACCATCGACATCTTAGGGCTGGAATCGTTTGCTCCCGGCAAGCCGCTGACTGTAGTCTTGCACCATAAAGACGGCAGCACCGACGAAATAAAAGTCAACCACTCTTACAACGAAGCTCAATTCGAGTGGTTCAAAGCGGGTTCTGCACTTAACCTGATTCGTCAACAAAGCAATGCATAACTAAGCATTGAATGATGCGTTCATAAAACAACAAGACCTATGGGTATAATACCCGTAGGTCTTTTTTCTCATACCATAAACAAGCAAAGCATGAAAAAAGTATCTGGTTTTTTGCTATTGTGCTGCCTGCTGTGGGTAAGTGCTTGCAAGACAGCTTCGCAAACTGAGGAAGCAAAAGCAAAAGCAGAAGCGCTGCGCTTGCGGGCAGTTAGTTCTTTGCAAAAGCAAGACTATGCCACTGCCTTAGCGCAATACGACAGCCTCTTGAGGCTTACCGACACGGTAGCCGACTATTACTTTGAGCGGGCAATAGTCAAAGAATTCCTTACAGACACCGCAGGGGCTATTCAAGATTACGAGCGGGCTATTGAGCTAAACCGCCACTTTGCCGATGCGTGGTGCAACAAAGGCGAGCTGTACCGTCTTCAAAAACGCTACCAAGAGGCAATCGAGGCGCTGTCGAAAGCCATTCGCTTACAACCCCGAATAGCCATTCTTTATTACAATCGGGGCTTGGCATATGCAGCTATAGATAGCACCGATGCAGCACTGGACGACTTCACCACCGCCTTAGATTTGGCACCCAATTTTGCCTACGCCCACTTGGAAAGAGGAAAGGTGCTTTACCAGACAGGACACCGGGAACGTGCCTGCCAAGAGTG is a genomic window containing:
- a CDS encoding tetratricopeptide repeat protein encodes the protein MKKVSGFLLLCCLLWVSACKTASQTEEAKAKAEALRLRAVSSLQKQDYATALAQYDSLLRLTDTVADYYFERAIVKEFLTDTAGAIQDYERAIELNRHFADAWCNKGELYRLQKRYQEAIEALSKAIRLQPRIAILYYNRGLAYAAIDSTDAALDDFTTALDLAPNFAYAHLERGKVLYQTGHRERACQEWAKAYEKGLSEAADWVKQHCLQQ